One genomic window of Mercenaria mercenaria strain notata chromosome 2, MADL_Memer_1, whole genome shotgun sequence includes the following:
- the LOC123563491 gene encoding myosin heavy chain, striated muscle-like isoform X2: MATDWSQDPEFQYLAVDHKKVMKEAKPFDGKKACWVPDEKEGFSRAEIQSTKGEEVTVKLEKNNDIKTFKKDDVQQVNPPKFEMTEDMANMTYLNEASVLHNLRSRYYSGFIYTYSGLFCVAVNPYRRLPIYLDSIIAKYRGKRKLEMPPHLFSIADNAYQYMLQDRENQSMLITGESGAGKTESTKKVIKYFAIVAANIYKKGETIKIDSKTQDTPYAANLEDQIIQANPVLEAFGNAKTIRNNNSSRFGKFIRIHFGPTGKIAGADIETYLLEKSRVTFQQSAERNYHIFYQMLSPAFPKYHELCLVSADPGLYSFINQGVLTVDGIDDNEEMHITDEAFDILGFTNEEKTSMFKCTAAIIHFGEMKFKQRPREEQAEPDGTAEAEKVAFLLGVNAGDLLKGLLKPKIKVGSEFVTQGRNKDQVLYSVSALAKSLYDRMFAWLVKRVNKTLDTKAKRNYFIGVLDIAGFEIFDFNSFEQLCINYTNERLQQFFNHHMFILEQEEYKKEGIQWEFIDFGMDLQACIDLIEKPMGILSILEEECMFPKASDKTFMEKLYTNHLGKSSLFNKPVKSRKGGADAHFELGHYAGAVPYNINGWLDKNKDPLNETVVALLEQSKEALVSTLFAHPADETTTGTHKKKKSASFQTISATHRESLNRLVKHLDNTSPHFVRCIIPNEQKAPGVIDAPLVLNQLKCNGVLEGIRICRKGFPNRIIYSEFKQRYSILAPNAIPQGFVDGKQVTDKILTALQMDPNEYRLGSTKVFFKAGVLGMLEDMRDERLSKIISLFQAHIRGYLMRRQYKKLQDQRIGLSVIQRNIRKWMVLRNWQWWKLYTKVKPLLNVARAEDEMRKKEEELEKTKAELAKVEKIKKELEEQNVTLLQQKNDMYLQLQAEQDTLIDAEEKIERLIQQKADFEQQLKDLEERLLDEEDAAAELESVKRKMEQEAVELKKDIEDLETALAKAETEKNTKDNQIKTLQDEMAQQDEQIAKLSKEKRNMDEQQKRTEEALRVEEDKVNNLTRIKGKLEVTLDELEDNLEREKKVRADVEKAKRKVEQDLKSTQETVEDLERVKRDLEENVRRKDMEVKNLNSKLEDEQSLVAQLQRKIKELQARIEELEEELEAERAARAKVEKQRAELNRELEELSERLDEAGGATTAQVELNKKREQELLKLRRDLEEQSLQHESQISALRKKAQDASNEMADQIDQLQKIKQKVEKEKQQYKGEIDDLQAQIEHISKNRGMSEKMSKQVQAQIDELNSRLEESARTIQDLQSQKARAQNENSDLTRQLEDAESRVNQLNKERQNLMQQLEDAKRSLEEETRARQKMQSEIRSLTSDLDSVREQLEEEMESKGDMQRQLSRANAEAQQWRVKYESEGMARAEELEDAKRKLQAKLQEAEQAAEAANSKVSQLEKTKSRLAGELEDLMIDVDRANANANNLEKKQRGFDKTIAEWEARVRDLQSELENAQKEARSYSAELYRTKAQAEEANDTIDSLKRENKNLADEIHELTDQLTEGGRSVHEVEKARRRLEMEKDELQAALEEAESALEQEEAKVSRAQLEIAAIRQEIDRRIAEKEEEFENTRRNHQRSMDSMNASLEAEAKGKAEALRIRKKLEQDINELEVALDGANRGRVDMEKNCKRLQEQGRELQSTIEEEQRNTQEAREAYNMAERRVAVIQGECEEIRSALESAERGRKAAENELIDTNDRVNELAAQVQSLGGQKRKLEGDIAAMQGDLEEMNNEVRGADERAKKAVADAARLADELRAEQEHGSQVEKMRKALEQQIKELTVRLDEAEAQALKGGKKMIAKLEIRVRELETEYDNEQRRHAETQKNMRKADRRLKELAFQADEDRKNQERLQELIDKLQNKIKTYKRQVEEAEEVAAINLAKYRKVQNELEDAEERADSAENSLQKLRVKNRSSVSASRTSASPAGVGSLSPYYKSTTTRSSHLGLNTSYRSVASSNGGDDEDY, translated from the exons ATGGCTACCGACTGGAGTCAAGATCCCGAATTTCAATACCTTGCTGTAGATCACAAGAAGGTGATGAAAGAGGCCAAGCCGTTCGACGGCAAGAAAGCATGTTGGGTACCAGACGAGAAAGAAGGCTTCAGCCGAGCCGAAATTCAATCAACTAAAGGTGAAGAGGTCACCGTAAAGCTGGAGAAGAATAATGAC ATCAAGACATTCAAGAAGGACGATGTACAGCAGGTCAACCCTCCCAAGTTCGAGATGACAGAGGACATGGCCAACATGACCTACCTGAACGAAGCCTCTGTGTTGCACAATCTCAGATCCAGATACTACTCTGGATTCATCTAT acgTACTCTGGCCTGTTCTGCGTGGCTGTGAACCCCTATCGCCGTCTGCCCATTTACCTTGACTCGATCATCGCCAAGTACCGTGGCAAGAGGAAGTTGGAAATGCCACCTCACTTGTTCTCAATCGCTGACAATGCCTACCAGTACATGTTGCAAG ATCGTGAAAACCAGTCCATGTTGATCAC GGGTGAAAGTGGTGCCGGTAAAACAGAGAGCACGAAGAAAGTTATCAAATATTTTGCCATTGTGGCCGCCAATATCTACAAAAAGGGAGAGACGATAAAAATAGACTCTAAAACACAAGACACTCCCTATGCC GCAAATCTTGAGGATCAAATTATTCAAGCCAACCCAGTGTTGGAAGCCTTTGGCAACGCAAAGACTATAAGAAATAACAACTCTTCTAGATTT GGTAAATTCATCCGTATCCATTTTGGACCCACTGGAAAAATTGCTGGAGCTGATATTGAAACAT ATCTGTTGGAGAAATCCCGTGTGACGTTCCAGCAGTCTGCCGAGAGAAACTACCATATATTCTACCAGATGCTCTCGCCAGCCTTCCCGAAATATCACG AGCTTTGCTTGGTGTCAGCGGATCCAGGACTGTATTCCTTCATCAACCAGGGTGTGCTAACCGTTGACGGTATCGACGATAACGAAGAAATGCACATCACTGAC GAAGCCTTTGACATCCTTGGTTTCACTAACGAGGAGAAGACCagcatgttcaaatgtactgccGCTATCATCCATTTCGGTGAGATGAAGTTCAAGCAGAGACCTAGAGAAGAGCAGGCCGAACCCGACGGAACGGCAG AGGCTGAGAAGGTTGCATTCTTGCTTGGTGTCAACGCCGGTGACTTGTTAAAGGGTCTTCTTAAACCCAAGATTAAGGTCGGAAGTGAGTTCGTGACTCAGGGTCGTAACAAAGACCAAGTCCTGTACTCCGTGAGTGCTTTGGCCAAATCTCTCTACGACCGTATGTTCGCATGGTTGGTCAAGAGAGTAAACAAGACCCTGGACACAAAGGCAAAGAGAAACTACTTTATTGGTGTGTTGGACATTGCCGGTTTCGAGATTTTTGAC ttcaACAGTTTTGAGCAGTTGTGTATCAACTACACCAATGAAAGATTACAGCAATTCTTCAACCACCACATGTTCATTCTGGAACAAGAAGAATACAAAAAGGAGGGAATTCAGTGGGAATTTATTGACTTTGGTATGGACTTGCAAGCCTGTATCGATCTCATTGAGAAG CCTATGGGTATCTTGTCAATTCTTGAGGAAGAATGCATGTTCCCTAAGGCTTCCGACAAGACATTTATGGAGAAGTTGTACACTAATCATCTGGGAAAATCTAGCCTCTTCAACAAGCCCGTGAAAAGCAGAAAGGGTGGTGCTGATGCTCACTTTGAGCTGGGTCACTATGCTGGTGCT GTACCATACAACATTAATGGTTGGTTGGACAAGAACAAGGACCCTCTGAACGAGACAGTAGTTGCTCTCCTTGAACAGTCCAAGGAAGCCCTTGTGTCTACCCTCTTTGCGCACCCTGCAG ACGAGACTACTACTGGGACACATAAGAAGAAGAAGTCAGCTTCTTTCCAGACAATTTCTGCTACCCACAGg GAGTCTCTCAATAGATTGGTGAAACATCTTGATAACACCTCGCCGCATTTCGTTCGTTGTATTATACCAAACGAACAAAAAGCTCCTG GTGTGATTGACGCTCCACTTGTACTCAACCAGTTGAAGTGCAATGGTGTGCTTGAAGGTATCCGTATTTGTAGAAAAGGATTCCCTAACAGGATCATCTACTCGGAATTCAAACagag ATACTCCATTCTGGCCCCCAACGCCATTCCCCAAGGGTTTGTCGATGGAAAGCAGGTCACTGACAAGATTTTGACAGCTTTGCAGATGGACCCTAACGAGTACCGTCTCGGTTCCACCAAAGTTTTCTTCAAAGCTGGTGTGTTGGGTATGCTTGAGGACATGCGTGATGAACGTCTCTCCAAAATCATCTCCCTCTTCCAAGCCCATATTAGAGGTTACCTCATGCGCAGACAGTACAAGAAACTGCAAGACCAGAG AATTGGTCTATCCGTAATCCAGAGGAACATCCGAAAATGGATGGTTCTGAGGAACTGGCAGTGGTGGAAACTTTACACCAAGGTCAAGCCTCTTCTCAACGTTGCTCGTGCCGAGGACGAGATGAGGAAGAAGGAAGAAGAGCTCGAGAAAACCAAAGCTGAGTTGGCAAAGGTCGAAAAAATCAAGAAGGAATTAGAAGAACAGAATGTTACACTTCTGCAGCAAAAGAATGACATGTATCTGCAGTTGCAAGCTGAACAGGATACTTTGATCGATGCTGAGGAGAAAATTGAAAGACTCATTCAACAGAAAGCAGACTTTGAGCAACAACTGAAAGATCTTGAAGAGAGACTTCTTGATGAGGAAGATGCAGCTGCTGAACTCGAGTCAGTGAAGAGGAAAATGGAACAGGAAGCAGTTGAACTTAAAAAAGACATTGAAGACCTTGAAACAGCTCTTGCAAAGGCTGAAACTGAAAAGAACACGAAGGACAACCAGATCAAGACTTTGCAAGATGAAATGGCACAGCAAGATGAACAAATTGCTAAACTGTCAAAGGAAAAGCGAAACATGGACGAGCAACAAAAGAGAACAGAGGAAGCCCTCCGAGTTGAAGAAGACAAAGTTAACAATCTCACAAGAATAAAGGGAAAACTCGAGGTTACCCTGGACGAG CTTGAAGACAATCTGGAGCGTGAAAAGAAGGTTCGTGCTGATGTAGAAAAGGCCAAGAGAAAGGTAGAACAAGACCTCAAATCCACACAAGAAACTGTTGAAGATCTGGAACGCGTAAAGAGAGATCTTGAGGAGAATGTCAGGAG AAAAGACATGGAGGTCAAGAACCTGAACTCTAAACTTGAAGATGAGCAGAGCTTAGTCGCTCAGCTTCAGAGAAAGATTAAGGAACTGCAG GCCCGCATTGAGGAGTTAGAGGAAGAACTTGAAGCGGAGAGAGCTGCAAGAGCAAAG GTCGAGAAACAGAGAGCTGAGCTTAATCGTGAACTTGAAGAGCTCAGTGAACGTCTCGATGAGGCAGGCGGAGCAACCACTGCTCAAGTTGAGCTCAACAAGAAGCGGGAACAGGAACTTCTCAAGCTCAGACGTGACCTTGAGGAACAGAGTCTTCAGCACGAGTCCCAGATCAGCGCACTCCGCAAGAAGGCCCAAGATGCCAGCAATGAGATGGCAGATCAGATTGACCAGCTTCAGAAGATAAAACAAAA AGTTGAGAAAGAAAAGCAACAGTATAAGGGAGAAATTGATGATCTTCAAGCACAAATTGAACATATTTCAAAGAACAGG GGTATGTCTGAGAAAATGTCTAAACAAGTTCAAGCCCAAATTGATGAGCTAAACTCTCGCCTAGAAGAAAGTGCCCGTACTATCCAAGACCTCCAGAGCCAGAAGGCTAGGGCACAGAATGAGAACAGCGACCTTACCCGACAGCTCGAGGACGCTGAAAGCCGTGTTAACCAGCTCAACAAAGAACGACAAAACCTTATGCAACAACTCGAGGATGCCAAACGCAGTCTTGAGGAAGAAACAAGG GCTCGCCAAAAGATGCAGAGCGAGATCCGCAGTCTCACCTCCGACCTCGATTCTGTTCGTGAACAGCTTGAGGAGGAGATGGAATCCAAGGGTGATATGCAGAGGCAGTTGTCAAGGGCCAACGCTGAGGCTCAACAGTGGCGTGTTAAATACGAGAGCGAGGGCATGGCTCGTGCAGAGGAACTCGAGGATGCTAAGCGCAAGCTCCAGGCCAAACTTCAGGAAGCTGAACAAGCTGCTGAGGCTGCCAACTCTAAGGTCAGTCAGCTTGAGAAGACAAAGAGCAGGCTTGCTGGAGAGCTCGAGGACCTTATGATCGATGTAGACAGAGCCAATGCTAATGCTAACAACCTTGAAAAGAAACAGCGTGGCTTTGACAAAACTATTGCAGAATGGGAAGCACGTGTCCGTGACCTCCAGAGTGAACTTGAGAATGCACAGAAGGAGGCCCGCAGCTACTCAGCCGAACTGTACAGAACCAAGGCCCAGGCAGAAGAGGCTAATGACACAATTGACTCTCTTAAGAGAGAGAACAAGAATTTAGCTG ACGAAATTCATGAACTTACCGACCAGCTGACAGAAGGAGGCAGAAGTGTACATGAAGTCGAGAAGGCACGCCGCCGCCTTGAGATGGAAAAGGACGAATTACAAGCTGCACTGGAAGAAGCAGAGTCTGCTCTTGAACAGGAAGAAGCTAAGGTGTCACGTGCCCAACTTGAAATTGCAGCCATCCGACAGGAGATTGACAGACGCATTGCTGAGAAAGAAGAAGAATTCGAGAACACAAGACGCAACCACCAGAGATCTATGGATTCCATGAATGCTAGTCTTGAGGCTGAAGCCAAGGGCAAGGCAGAAGCTCTCAGAATTCGTAAGAAACTTGAACAAGACATTAACGAACTTGAAGTTGCTCTTGATGGCGCAAACCGAGGTAGAGTTGACATGGAAAAGAACTGCAAGAGATTACAGGAACAGGGTCGTGAACTCCAGAGCACTATTGAAGAAGAACAACGTAACACACAAGAGGCTCGTGAAGCTTACAATATGGCTGAGCGCCGTGTAGCTGTTATCCAAGGCGAATGCGAAGAGATCCGTTCTGCCCTCGAATCTGCCGAGAGAGGCCGCAAAGCAGCTGAAAATGAACTTATTGACACCAATGACCGCGTTAACGAGCTTGCTGCTCAAGTTCAATCTCTTGGAGGACAGAAGAGAAAGCTGGAGGGAGATATTGCTGCCATGCAGGGTGATCTTGAGGAGATGAACAATGAAGTAAGAGGTGCTGATGAGAGGGCGAAGAAGGCTGTTGCCGACGCCGCCCGTCTTGCTGATGAACTTCGCGCTGAGCAGGAACACGGCTCTCAGGTGGAGAAGATGCGCAAGGCTCTCGAACAGCAAATCAAAGAACTTACAGTCCGTCTCGATGAAGCTGAGGCACAAGCACTCAAGGGAGGCAAGAAGATGATTGCCAAGTTGGAAATCAGA
- the LOC123563491 gene encoding myosin heavy chain, striated muscle-like isoform X3, producing the protein MATDWSQDPEFQYLAVDHKKVMKEAKPFDGKKACWVPDEKEGFSRAEIQSTKGEEVTVKLEKNNDIKTFKKDDVQQVNPPKFEMTEDMANMTYLNEASVLHNLRSRYYSGFIYTYSGLFCVAVNPYRRLPIYLDSIIAKYRGKRKLEMPPHLFSIADNAYQYMLQDRENQSMLITGESGAGKTESTKKVIKYFAIVAANIYKKGETIKIDSKTQDTPYAANLEDQIIQANPVLEAFGNAKTIRNNNSSRFGKFIRIHFGPTGKIAGADIETYLLEKSRVTFQQSAERNYHIFYQMLSPAFPKYHELCLVSADPGLYSFINQGVLTVDGIDDNEEMHITDEAFDILGFTNEEKTSMFKCTAAIIHFGEMKFKQRPREEQAEPDGTAEAEKVAFLLGVNAGDLLKGLLKPKIKVGSEFVTQGRNKDQVLYSVSALAKSLYDRMFAWLVKRVNKTLDTKAKRNYFIGVLDIAGFEIFDFNSFEQLCINYTNERLQQFFNHHMFILEQEEYKKEGIQWEFIDFGMDLQACIDLIEKPMGILSILEEECMFPKASDKTFMEKLYTNHLGKSSLFNKPVKSRKGGADAHFELGHYAGAVPYNINGWLDKNKDPLNETVVALLEQSKEALVSTLFAHPAEGQGSTTKKKKSSSFQTISATHKESLNKLMKNLYTTHPHFVRCIIPNETKTPGVIDAPLVLNQLKCNGVLEGIRICRKGFPNRIIYSEFKQRYSILAPNAIPQGFVDGKQVTDKILTALQMDPNEYRLGSTKVFFKAGVLGMLEDMRDERLSKIISLFQAHIRGYLMRRQYKKLQDQRIGLSVIQRNIRKWMVLRNWQWWKLYTKVKPLLNVARAEDEMRKKEEELEKTKAELAKVEKIKKELEEQNVTLLQQKNDMYLQLQAEQDTLIDAEEKIERLIQQKADFEQQLKDLEERLLDEEDAAAELESVKRKMEQEAVELKKDIEDLETALAKAETEKNTKDNQIKTLQDEMAQQDEQIAKLSKEKRNMDEQQKRTEEALRVEEDKVNNLTRIKGKLEVTLDELEDNLEREKKVRADVEKAKRKVEQDLKSTQETVEDLERVKRDLEENVRRKDMEVKNLNSKLEDEQSLVAQLQRKIKELQARIEELEEELEAERAARAKVEKQRAELNRELEELSERLDEAGGATTAQVELNKKREQELLKLRRDLEEQSLQHESQISALRKKAQDASNEMADQIDQLQKIKQKVEKEKQQYKGEIDDLQAQIEHISKNRGMSEKMSKQVQAQIDELNSRLEESARTIQDLQSQKARAQNENSDLTRQLEDAESRVNQLNKERQNLMQQLEDAKRSLEEETRARQKMQSEIRSLTSDLDSVREQLEEEMESKGDMQRQLSRANAEAQQWRVKYESEGMARAEELEDAKRKLQAKLQEAEQAAEAANSKVSQLEKTKSRLAGELEDLMIDVDRANANANNLEKKQRGFDKTIAEWEARVRDLQSELENAQKEARSYSAELYRTKAQAEEANDTIDSLKRENKNLADEIHELTDQLTEGGRSVHEVEKARRRLEMEKDELQAALEEAESALEQEEAKVSRAQLEIAAIRQEIDRRIAEKEEEFENTRRNHQRSMDSMNASLEAEAKGKAEALRIRKKLEQDINELEVALDGANRGRVDMEKNCKRLQEQGRELQSTIEEEQRNTQEAREAYNMAERRVAVIQGECEEIRSALESAERGRKAAENELIDTNDRVNELAAQVQSLGGQKRKLEGDIAAMQGDLEEMNNEVRGADERAKKAVADAARLADELRAEQEHGSQVEKMRKALEQQIKELTVRLDEAEAQALKGGKKMIAKLEIRVRELETEYDNEQRRHAETQKNMRKADRRLKELAFQADEDRKNQERLQELIDKLQNKIKTYKRQVEEAEEVAAINLAKYRKVQNELEDAEERADSAENSLQKLRVKNRSSVSASRTSASPAGVGSLSPYYKSTTTRSSHLGLNTSYRSVASSNGGDDEDY; encoded by the exons ATGGCTACCGACTGGAGTCAAGATCCCGAATTTCAATACCTTGCTGTAGATCACAAGAAGGTGATGAAAGAGGCCAAGCCGTTCGACGGCAAGAAAGCATGTTGGGTACCAGACGAGAAAGAAGGCTTCAGCCGAGCCGAAATTCAATCAACTAAAGGTGAAGAGGTCACCGTAAAGCTGGAGAAGAATAATGAC ATCAAGACATTCAAGAAGGACGATGTACAGCAGGTCAACCCTCCCAAGTTCGAGATGACAGAGGACATGGCCAACATGACCTACCTGAACGAAGCCTCTGTGTTGCACAATCTCAGATCCAGATACTACTCTGGATTCATCTAT acgTACTCTGGCCTGTTCTGCGTGGCTGTGAACCCCTATCGCCGTCTGCCCATTTACCTTGACTCGATCATCGCCAAGTACCGTGGCAAGAGGAAGTTGGAAATGCCACCTCACTTGTTCTCAATCGCTGACAATGCCTACCAGTACATGTTGCAAG ATCGTGAAAACCAGTCCATGTTGATCAC GGGTGAAAGTGGTGCCGGTAAAACAGAGAGCACGAAGAAAGTTATCAAATATTTTGCCATTGTGGCCGCCAATATCTACAAAAAGGGAGAGACGATAAAAATAGACTCTAAAACACAAGACACTCCCTATGCC GCAAATCTTGAGGATCAAATTATTCAAGCCAACCCAGTGTTGGAAGCCTTTGGCAACGCAAAGACTATAAGAAATAACAACTCTTCTAGATTT GGTAAATTCATCCGTATCCATTTTGGACCCACTGGAAAAATTGCTGGAGCTGATATTGAAACAT ATCTGTTGGAGAAATCCCGTGTGACGTTCCAGCAGTCTGCCGAGAGAAACTACCATATATTCTACCAGATGCTCTCGCCAGCCTTCCCGAAATATCACG AGCTTTGCTTGGTGTCAGCGGATCCAGGACTGTATTCCTTCATCAACCAGGGTGTGCTAACCGTTGACGGTATCGACGATAACGAAGAAATGCACATCACTGAC GAAGCCTTTGACATCCTTGGTTTCACTAACGAGGAGAAGACCagcatgttcaaatgtactgccGCTATCATCCATTTCGGTGAGATGAAGTTCAAGCAGAGACCTAGAGAAGAGCAGGCCGAACCCGACGGAACGGCAG AGGCTGAGAAGGTTGCATTCTTGCTTGGTGTCAACGCCGGTGACTTGTTAAAGGGTCTTCTTAAACCCAAGATTAAGGTCGGAAGTGAGTTCGTGACTCAGGGTCGTAACAAAGACCAAGTCCTGTACTCCGTGAGTGCTTTGGCCAAATCTCTCTACGACCGTATGTTCGCATGGTTGGTCAAGAGAGTAAACAAGACCCTGGACACAAAGGCAAAGAGAAACTACTTTATTGGTGTGTTGGACATTGCCGGTTTCGAGATTTTTGAC ttcaACAGTTTTGAGCAGTTGTGTATCAACTACACCAATGAAAGATTACAGCAATTCTTCAACCACCACATGTTCATTCTGGAACAAGAAGAATACAAAAAGGAGGGAATTCAGTGGGAATTTATTGACTTTGGTATGGACTTGCAAGCCTGTATCGATCTCATTGAGAAG CCTATGGGTATCTTGTCAATTCTTGAGGAAGAATGCATGTTCCCTAAGGCTTCCGACAAGACATTTATGGAGAAGTTGTACACTAATCATCTGGGAAAATCTAGCCTCTTCAACAAGCCCGTGAAAAGCAGAAAGGGTGGTGCTGATGCTCACTTTGAGCTGGGTCACTATGCTGGTGCT GTACCATACAACATTAATGGTTGGTTGGACAAGAACAAGGACCCTCTGAACGAGACAGTAGTTGCTCTCCTTGAACAGTCCAAGGAAGCCCTTGTGTCTACCCTCTTTGCGCACCCTGCAG AGGGACAAGGCAGTACAACCAAGAAAAAGAAGTCCTCTTCCTTTCAGACCATTTCAGCAACACATAAG gaATCTCTGAACAAACTCATGAAGAACTTGTACACAACTCACCCTCACTTCGTGCGTTGTATTATCCCCAACGAGACAAAGACGCCAG GTGTGATTGACGCTCCACTTGTACTCAACCAGTTGAAGTGCAATGGTGTGCTTGAAGGTATCCGTATTTGTAGAAAAGGATTCCCTAACAGGATCATCTACTCGGAATTCAAACagag ATACTCCATTCTGGCCCCCAACGCCATTCCCCAAGGGTTTGTCGATGGAAAGCAGGTCACTGACAAGATTTTGACAGCTTTGCAGATGGACCCTAACGAGTACCGTCTCGGTTCCACCAAAGTTTTCTTCAAAGCTGGTGTGTTGGGTATGCTTGAGGACATGCGTGATGAACGTCTCTCCAAAATCATCTCCCTCTTCCAAGCCCATATTAGAGGTTACCTCATGCGCAGACAGTACAAGAAACTGCAAGACCAGAG AATTGGTCTATCCGTAATCCAGAGGAACATCCGAAAATGGATGGTTCTGAGGAACTGGCAGTGGTGGAAACTTTACACCAAGGTCAAGCCTCTTCTCAACGTTGCTCGTGCCGAGGACGAGATGAGGAAGAAGGAAGAAGAGCTCGAGAAAACCAAAGCTGAGTTGGCAAAGGTCGAAAAAATCAAGAAGGAATTAGAAGAACAGAATGTTACACTTCTGCAGCAAAAGAATGACATGTATCTGCAGTTGCAAGCTGAACAGGATACTTTGATCGATGCTGAGGAGAAAATTGAAAGACTCATTCAACAGAAAGCAGACTTTGAGCAACAACTGAAAGATCTTGAAGAGAGACTTCTTGATGAGGAAGATGCAGCTGCTGAACTCGAGTCAGTGAAGAGGAAAATGGAACAGGAAGCAGTTGAACTTAAAAAAGACATTGAAGACCTTGAAACAGCTCTTGCAAAGGCTGAAACTGAAAAGAACACGAAGGACAACCAGATCAAGACTTTGCAAGATGAAATGGCACAGCAAGATGAACAAATTGCTAAACTGTCAAAGGAAAAGCGAAACATGGACGAGCAACAAAAGAGAACAGAGGAAGCCCTCCGAGTTGAAGAAGACAAAGTTAACAATCTCACAAGAATAAAGGGAAAACTCGAGGTTACCCTGGACGAG CTTGAAGACAATCTGGAGCGTGAAAAGAAGGTTCGTGCTGATGTAGAAAAGGCCAAGAGAAAGGTAGAACAAGACCTCAAATCCACACAAGAAACTGTTGAAGATCTGGAACGCGTAAAGAGAGATCTTGAGGAGAATGTCAGGAG AAAAGACATGGAGGTCAAGAACCTGAACTCTAAACTTGAAGATGAGCAGAGCTTAGTCGCTCAGCTTCAGAGAAAGATTAAGGAACTGCAG GCCCGCATTGAGGAGTTAGAGGAAGAACTTGAAGCGGAGAGAGCTGCAAGAGCAAAG GTCGAGAAACAGAGAGCTGAGCTTAATCGTGAACTTGAAGAGCTCAGTGAACGTCTCGATGAGGCAGGCGGAGCAACCACTGCTCAAGTTGAGCTCAACAAGAAGCGGGAACAGGAACTTCTCAAGCTCAGACGTGACCTTGAGGAACAGAGTCTTCAGCACGAGTCCCAGATCAGCGCACTCCGCAAGAAGGCCCAAGATGCCAGCAATGAGATGGCAGATCAGATTGACCAGCTTCAGAAGATAAAACAAAA AGTTGAGAAAGAAAAGCAACAGTATAAGGGAGAAATTGATGATCTTCAAGCACAAATTGAACATATTTCAAAGAACAGG GGTATGTCTGAGAAAATGTCTAAACAAGTTCAAGCCCAAATTGATGAGCTAAACTCTCGCCTAGAAGAAAGTGCCCGTACTATCCAAGACCTCCAGAGCCAGAAGGCTAGGGCACAGAATGAGAACAGCGACCTTACCCGACAGCTCGAGGACGCTGAAAGCCGTGTTAACCAGCTCAACAAAGAACGACAAAACCTTATGCAACAACTCGAGGATGCCAAACGCAGTCTTGAGGAAGAAACAAGG GCTCGCCAAAAGATGCAGAGCGAGATCCGCAGTCTCACCTCCGACCTCGATTCTGTTCGTGAACAGCTTGAGGAGGAGATGGAATCCAAGGGTGATATGCAGAGGCAGTTGTCAAGGGCCAACGCTGAGGCTCAACAGTGGCGTGTTAAATACGAGAGCGAGGGCATGGCTCGTGCAGAGGAACTCGAGGATGCTAAGCGCAAGCTCCAGGCCAAACTTCAGGAAGCTGAACAAGCTGCTGAGGCTGCCAACTCTAAGGTCAGTCAGCTTGAGAAGACAAAGAGCAGGCTTGCTGGAGAGCTCGAGGACCTTATGATCGATGTAGACAGAGCCAATGCTAATGCTAACAACCTTGAAAAGAAACAGCGTGGCTTTGACAAAACTATTGCAGAATGGGAAGCACGTGTCCGTGACCTCCAGAGTGAACTTGAGAATGCACAGAAGGAGGCCCGCAGCTACTCAGCCGAACTGTACAGAACCAAGGCCCAGGCAGAAGAGGCTAATGACACAATTGACTCTCTTAAGAGAGAGAACAAGAATTTAGCTG ACGAAATTCATGAACTTACCGACCAGCTGACAGAAGGAGGCAGAAGTGTACATGAAGTCGAGAAGGCACGCCGCCGCCTTGAGATGGAAAAGGACGAATTACAAGCTGCACTGGAAGAAGCAGAGTCTGCTCTTGAACAGGAAGAAGCTAAGGTGTCACGTGCCCAACTTGAAATTGCAGCCATCCGACAGGAGATTGACAGACGCATTGCTGAGAAAGAAGAAGAATTCGAGAACACAAGACGCAACCACCAGAGATCTATGGATTCCATGAATGCTAGTCTTGAGGCTGAAGCCAAGGGCAAGGCAGAAGCTCTCAGAATTCGTAAGAAACTTGAACAAGACATTAACGAACTTGAAGTTGCTCTTGATGGCGCAAACCGAGGTAGAGTTGACATGGAAAAGAACTGCAAGAGATTACAGGAACAGGGTCGTGAACTCCAGAGCACTATTGAAGAAGAACAACGTAACACACAAGAGGCTCGTGAAGCTTACAATATGGCTGAGCGCCGTGTAGCTGTTATCCAAGGCGAATGCGAAGAGATCCGTTCTGCCCTCGAATCTGCCGAGAGAGGCCGCAAAGCAGCTGAAAATGAACTTATTGACACCAATGACCGCGTTAACGAGCTTGCTGCTCAAGTTCAATCTCTTGGAGGACAGAAGAGAAAGCTGGAGGGAGATATTGCTGCCATGCAGGGTGATCTTGAGGAGATGAACAATGAAGTAAGAGGTGCTGATGAGAGGGCGAAGAAGGCTGTTGCCGACGCCGCCCGTCTTGCTGATGAACTTCGCGCTGAGCAGGAACACGGCTCTCAGGTGGAGAAGATGCGCAAGGCTCTCGAACAGCAAATCAAAGAACTTACAGTCCGTCTCGATGAAGCTGAGGCACAAGCACTCAAGGGAGGCAAGAAGATGATTGCCAAGTTGGAAATCAGA